The following are encoded in a window of Castanea sativa cultivar Marrone di Chiusa Pesio chromosome 9, ASM4071231v1 genomic DNA:
- the LOC142610429 gene encoding uncharacterized protein LOC142610429, producing the protein MGIKNRYSTPAYPQGKGQTKVVNKVIVNGLKAKGKWVEELPHVLWTYRTTPRRSTGETPFSLTYGAEAVIPLEIGFPTLRTSLFTPDSNDELLEKSLDLIEERRENAIVQLAY; encoded by the coding sequence ATGGGTATTAAGAACAGATATTCAACCCCGGCTTATCCCCAGGGAAAGGGGCAGACCAAGGTGGTGAATAAAGTCATTGTCAATGGACTTAAAGCCAAAggaaaatgggtggaagagctgCCTCATGTCCTTTGGACATATAGAACTACCCCTCGTAGGTCCACAGGTGAGACTCCTTTCTCTTTGACCTATGGGGCCGAAGCGGTAATTCCTTTGGAAATTGGGTTCCCAACGTTGAGAACAAGCTTGTTTACTCCGGACAGCAATGACGAATTATTGGAAAAGAGCTTGGACTTAATTGAAGAACGGAGGGAAAATGCCATAGTTCAATTAGCCTATTAA
- the LOC142611322 gene encoding LOW QUALITY PROTEIN: putative WRKY transcription factor 49 (The sequence of the model RefSeq protein was modified relative to this genomic sequence to represent the inferred CDS: inserted 2 bases in 1 codon), with translation MEEVMRTWPDGLEDELVRELLDNQSPFFVLPESTTESKTSSPFDEETINRFISTVYSGPSIEDIENVLSVTNPNMDQPQQLPQARISMLDRSLNKVENKYTLKIKSYGNPMADDGYKWRKYGQKSIKNSPNPRSYYRCTNPRCSAKKQVERSIEDPETLIITYEGLHLHFAYPYFLPSQSHVNPTTKKPKKSISQAQEPQDHETQQTQEVQESPKNLATSPLLITSEVCLQGWDKEEGMSSQGLLEDMVPFMIRNPPTNTSSNSSSCSSYHSPPTSPSSLSWXTNYSATCFDIGI, from the exons ATGGAGGAAGTAATGCGTACTTGGCCAGATGGGCTGGAAGATGAGCTTGTGAGAGAGCTTCTTGACAATCAATCACCTTTCTTTGTGCTACCTGAGAGTACCACTGAATCGAAAACAAGTAGCCCTTTCGATGAAGAAACCATTAACCGGTTCATCTCTACTGTATATTCCGGGCCTTCAATTGAAGATATTGAGAATGTATTATCAGTGACAAACCCGAATATGGACCAACCCCAGCAACTTCCACAAGCCAG AATTTCTATGTTGGACAGAAGTTTAAATAAGGTTGAGAATAAGTATACTCTAAAAATCAAAAGCTATGGAAATCCGATGGCTGATGATGGATATAAATGGAGGAAGTATGGACAGAAATCCATCAAGAATAGCCCAAATCCTAG GAGCTATTATAGGTGTACAAATCCAAGGTGCAGTGCAAAGAAACAAGTAGAGAGGTCTATCGAGGACCCTGAGACACTCATCATCACATATGAAGGGCTTCACTTGCACTTTGCTTATCCATACTTTTTACCTAGCCAATCCCATGTCAATCCAACAACCAAGAAGCCTAAGAAGTCTATCTCACAAGCCCAAGAGCCCCAAGACCATGAAACCCAACAAACACAAGAAGTCCAAGAAAGCCCAAAAAATCTAGCTACTTCGCCATTGTTAATCACATCTGAGGTCTGCTTACAAGGTTGGGACAAAGAAGAAGGAATGAGCTCACAGGGGTTGCTTGAAGATATGGTGCCATTCATGATTCGAAATCCTCCAACCAATACATCCTCAAATTCCTCTTCTTGCTCGTCTTACCATTCACCTCCTACTTCACCTTCTTCTCTGTCTTG TACTAATTATTCAGCTACATGTTTTGATATAGGCATCTAG